Within the Leptospira stimsonii genome, the region CAAAAATATCTCCGGGTCTTAGATCCGCTTCGGTAATACTCATCCCTCCTTTTTTGAGAGAATAAGAATTGGAAGATACAAATGACTTTCTCAAAAAGGAAACATAATTCATTCCACTTTCTCGAAACGACTTCTTTCTTCCGTTATAATCGAAAAGATAAAAACGATTTAGTAAGTTTTTTTGTTTATGATATTCCGCCCAAATGCGCATTGCAAAATCTGCGCATTGCTCCAGATCGTCCCGAAACAAAAGCGGAACATTCAAAACCGCAAGCACATCATAACGACGAATTATGTTTTCTTTTTGATAGGTCCAAAGCGTGGGTTCCGATTTGAGAGGAAGATTTCTTACAAAATTCGAAAAAGATTCTTTCGGATAAGAAATCCGGGAACTACCTTCCGGTGTTTCAATGTCGCTGATTTTTTCCCATTTCGACTCCGCCTCCAAACAACTTGCTAAGAATAAAAATCCGCCGATCCAAAGTGTTCCTGTAAGAATTCCGGATTGAAAAAGGACGGATATAAATTTCATAGTTTTTCCCGATTTGAATTCAAATCTAAAAGTTTAGGATCTTTTTTCTAAGACCTGCGAGAGAGAAAATAGGATTCCGTCCTTTCACCAAAAATGGTTGAATAACAGACTACCCTTTTAGTTAAGATTTTATAGAAGAGCTAAAAAAGAAAATCAGGCAATCGAAATTCTTCGCCTTTTCTGCTTGAAGTTTAAGAATCGAATTTTCATACTTTTCCTAAAAAGACAGTTAAAAGAGTTAGTTTCGTTATTCAATTCCAAATTTCAGGAGCCGAATTTTTAGCAAAAACCGTATTGAAAGATCCGATTCTCGAATCGAAAATAAGGCACCAAAATAAATTAATATTTTATTATATTCGGTAATTATTATGAACTCAATTCTTTCAACATTAAGCGGGGTTTTTCTCGCTTTATTCATCCTTCTTTTTCCTTGGTTTGCCCTGCGTATCGCCAAAAAAGTAAAGTTTCTCGGTCTTTTAGGTCCGGTGTCGCTTTGTTATATCGCTGGAATTTTTTTGGGAAACGTGATACCTTCCGATTGGTTTCCCGGTTCCGTTCCGCAGACGTTCGCGGAAGTAACGATTCCTCTTGCAATTCCACTTTTACTGAGTTCTACCGATTTCAGAAAAGGATTTGGAGAAGCAAGGTTGGCGCT harbors:
- a CDS encoding DUF4846 domain-containing protein — translated: MKFISVLFQSGILTGTLWIGGFLFLASCLEAESKWEKISDIETPEGSSRISYPKESFSNFVRNLPLKSEPTLWTYQKENIIRRYDVLAVLNVPLLFRDDLEQCADFAMRIWAEYHKQKNLLNRFYLFDYNGRKKSFRESGMNYVSFLRKSFVSSNSYSLKKGGMSITEADLRPGDIFVQNETGGIGHASMVLDSAENTNGEKFYLIGFSFMPAQEMHIEKAPKKFGTKGWFTYKGFLKHLEEFYPYGEPVLRRFPEK